Part of the Thermonema lapsum genome is shown below.
TCTATCCCCGAACTTAAGCGGCGCATCATCAACACCATCTTGTTGTTGATGGTGTTCCGTTTAGGTTCTTATGTGGTATTACCCGGGATAGACCCAACCAAGCTCCAGTCTTCTTTTCAAGACATCCGAGGGCTGCTCGATACTTTCTTGGGTGGGGCTTTTGGGCGTGCCTCTATCTTTGCCCTGGGCATCATGCCTTATATTTCTGCCTCTATTGTGGTGCAGTTGCTTACTGTGGCACTGCCCGAATTCCAAAAGATGCAGCGCAAAGAAGGGGAAGCAGGACGCAAAAAATTAACTCGCATCACACGCCTGCTGACCATCGCCATCACCCTTGTGCAGTCTTTTGCTTTCTTGGCTACTATCAATAGCGACGCACTGGTGGTAAGCCGTTCTTTCTTTACCTTCTCTTCTGTTATCTTGCTGACTACCGGCACCATCTTTTGTATGTGGCTGGGTGAACGCATCACAGAGCGGGGGATTGGCAACGGTATATCTCTGCTTATTATGATTGGTATCATCTCGCGCTTTCCCAAAGCTATCTACCAAGAGGTAGAAACCGCATTGGTAGGGGTTGGTGGCGAGCTGAAATTAGTCTTGGAAGCAGTGGTGCTGATTTTGGTTGTGATGGGTATCGTTATGCTTACACAAGCCGTGCGTAATGTGCCGGTGCAGTATGCCAAACAAGTGGTGGGCAACAAAGTGTGGGGCGGGCGTCGCCAAATGCTGCCTTTGCGCCTCAATGCCGCAGGGGTGATGCCTATCATCTTCGCACAGTCCTTGATGTTTCTGCCTGCTATGCTTGCCGGCTTGTTTGCAAGCCCTGATAGCGATTTGGCTGTTACTATAGGCATGTTCTCGAATCCTTTCACCTGGCAATACAACCTGGTGTTTGGCATTCTCATCATTCTATTCACTTTCTTCTATACAGCCATCACCATTGACCCGCGTCAGATAGCAGACGACCTGAAAAGGAGCGGCGGTTTTATTCCCGGCATAAAGCCTGGTGAGCCCACGGCTCATTATATCGATAGCATCTTATCAAAAATCACTTTGCCAGGCTCTATCTTCCTGGCTATTGTAGCCATCATTCCTGCCATTGTGCAGTATTTTGGTGTATCGAGTGATTTTGCACAGTTCTATGGCGGTACCTCACTTTTGATTATGGTGGGTGTAGTAGCCGATACCGTGCAACAGGTAGATGCTTATTTGATTCAAAAACGTTATGAATCGTTGATGAAAAGCGGACAAATAAGCTCGCCCGTTGGCGGTACAATAGATGTGGCATAGCACTATGATTTACTTAAAAACAGAAGAAGAAATTGAGCTGATGCGTCAGAGTGCGCAAATCCTGGCAAAAGCACATGCCGAAGTAGCCAAGCATGTGAAGGCAGGGGTTACTACAGCTCAACTCGACGCCATCGCCGAAGCCTTCATCCGTGATCATGGTGCTATTCCCTCGTTTAAAAACTATAGTGGATTCCCTGCATCACTTTGCATTTCGGTAAACGAGCAAGTGGTACATGGCATCCCTGGAAATTACACCCTAAAAGATGGAGACATCGTTTCTATTGATTGTGGGGTGTTTAAAAATGGCTTCCATAGCGACAGCGCTTATACCTACGCCGTAGGTGAGGTGAGTCAGGAAGTCAAGCGCTTGTTACAAGTAACCAAAGAAGCCCTTTACAAAGGCATAGAGCAAGCCGTAGAGGGGAATCGCATGGGAGATATAGGCTTTGCCATTCAGCACTACGTTCAAGCCCATGGCTTTTCTGTAGTGCGTCAGTTGGTAGGACATGGCATCGGACGTTCCTTGCATGAAGAACCCGAAGTACCCAACTATGGTAAGAGAGGCAAAGGTATCAAGCTGAAAGAAGGCATGGTCTTGGCTATCGAGCCCATGGTCAATATGGGCAAACACCACATCGTGGAAGAAGGTGATGGCTGGACCATCCGCACAGCTGACCGCCTGTTCTCGGCTCATTATGAGCATACAGTGGTCGTCAGAAAAGGAAAAGCAGAGCCATTGACTACCTTTGAATACATAGAACAAATCATAAATCAAAACCATGGCGAAACAACCATCCATTGAATTAGACGGAGTAGTTACCGAAGCCCTTTCCAATGCCATGTTTCGTGTACAGTTGGAAAACGGGCACGAGGTGATTGCTCATATCTCCGGCAAAATGCGCATGAACTATATTAAAATTCTACCCGGCGATAAGGTCAAGCTCGAAATGTCGCCTTATGACCTGACCAAAGGTAGAATTGTGTATCGTTACAAATCATAAGGTCTTAAACGAAATGAGTCATGAAAGTAAGAGCTTCGGTAAAAAAACGCAGTGCTGATTGCAAAATCGTTCGCCGTAAAGGGCGCGTATATGTAATCAACAAAAAGAATCCAAAGTACAAACAAAGACAAGGATAACCTATGGCAAGGATTTTAGGTGTTGACATCCCCGACAACAAACAAGGACGTATTGCGCTCACTTATATCTACGGGATTGGGCGCTCATCTGCCCTCAAAATCTTAGAAAAAGTGGGCGTGGACCCCACCAAAAAGGTGAAAGATTGGACAGACGAAGAGTCTGTAGCCATTCGTAACGAGATTACGAGCAACTACAAAGTAGAAGGTGAGCTGAAGTCAGAAGTGCAGCTCAACATCAAACGCTTGATGGACATCGGCTGCTATCGTGGGCTGCGCCATCGCAAAGGCTTGCCTGTGCGTGGACAAAGAACCCGTACCAACGCTCGTACTCGTAAAGGGAAACGTAAGACCGTAGCAAACAAGAAAAAAGCTACTAAATAAGACTTACTGACGCATAGTAGCTATTAAATCGACGAACCATGGCTAAGAAAGATACAAAGAAGAAAGTACATGTAGATGCTGAAGGGCAAGTGCACATCAAAGCCACCTTCAACAACATCATCATCACCATCACCAATAAAAATGGGGAAGTGATTACCTGGGCGTCTGCAGGAAAAATGGGATTCAAAGGCTCGAAAAAGAACACCCCATACGCCGCACAAGTGGCTGCTGCAGACTGTGCTAAAAAAGCGTACGACCTTGGCATGCGCAAAGCAGAAGTGCTTGTGAAGGGACCGGGGGCTGGTCGTGAGGCGGCTATCCGTACTATCTATAATTCCGGTATTGAAATTACCGCTATCAAAGACGTAACTCCGCTTCCTCACAACGGTTGTCGTCCCCCCAAACGTAGAAGAGTCTAAAACTGATAAAGAACTATGGCAAGATATAGAGGACCCAGAGCTAAAATCGGAAGAAAGTTCGGCGAGAGTATCTTAGGCGCAGCCAAGTACGTACAAAAGAAAAACTATCCTCCCGGGCAACACGGGCGTAATCGTCGCCGCAAGCAGTCGGAATATGCCATGCAGTTGGCTGCCAAGCAAAAGGCGAAATATATCTACGGTTTGACCGAGCGGCAGTTCCGTAACCTGTTCGAAAAAGCATCACGCAGGCAAGGGGTAACCGGTGAAATCCTTTTGCAATTGCTCGAAGCCCGTTTAGACAACGTGGTGTATCGCTTGGGCATTGCCCCCTCACGCCGTGCCGCCCGTCAGCTGGTATTGCATAAGCACATCCTGGTGAACGGCGAGGTGGTCAACATACCTTCTTACACGCTGCGCCCCGGTGATCAAGTAGCTGTTCGTGAAAAATCGAAATCGCTGGAATTGATTACCGACAGCTTGGCTAAGTCAAGCGTATCGCGTTACAGCTGGCTCGAGTGGGACAAAGCTTCTATGACCGGTAAATTCATGAATCTGCCGGCTCGTGATGAAATCCCCGAGAACATACAAGAACAGCTCATCGTAGAATTGTACTCTAAATAATAAAACCCTTTCTTTGTGCTGTAGAACCCGTAGGCTTCGGCTTATGGGTTTGCAGCACAAAATATTGTATATTTGCATCGTCAACACTGCGCTTTTGTCTTTGTGGCAAAAGACCAAGCCCTTGATGAAAGGGCACCTGTTTATTTGGCAGCGTAAACCCTAATAAAACACATACGTTATGTCTATTTTAAGCTTTCAAATGCCCGAAAAAGTAGTGGTTGAAAAATCCGACGACTTTGTCGGTCTTTTCGAATTCAAACCACTCGAACCCGGGTATGGAGTAACGATTGGGAATGCACTGCGTCGTGTGCTCCTTTCTTCATTAGAGGGCTATGCCATTAAAGCGGTGCGCATCCCGGGCGTGCTTCATGAGTTTTCGCCTATTGAGGGGGTTGTCCAAGACATGGTAGCCATTGTGTTGAACCTCAAAAAAGTACGCTTTAAGCGCATCGGTGAAGAAACAGAAGAGCACCTAACCATCAAAATCAAAGGTAAAGAAGTCTTTAAAGCCGGAGATATTACCGAGGTATCTGCTAACTTTCAAGTATTGAACCCCGACCTGGTGATTTGTGAGCTTGACCCGGCTAAAGAGTTAACCGTAGACCTCATCATCACCAAAGGGCGTGGTTATGTGCCTGCCGAAGAGCATGACTTGGGCGAGCGCTCACTTGATTACATTGCCGTAGATTCTATCTTCACCCCTATACGCAATGTAAAGTATCAGGTAGAAAACACCCGTGTAGAACAAAAAACCGACTACGAAAAGCTCTTGCTGGAAGTAGAAACCGATGGGTCTATCCATCCCGAAGAGGCTTTGAAGGGCGCCGCTCATATCTTGATTCAGCACTTTATGCTCTTCTCAGACCAAACCATGACTTTCGAGGCAGTGCAAGAAGAAGAAACTGCTGTAGTGGACGAGGAAGTGTTGCGCATGCGTAAGCTCCTTAAAACTCCACTCTCTGAGCTGGACCTTTCGGTGCGGGCTTACAACTGTCTCCGCTCGGCAAACATCAAGACCTTAGGAGACTTGGTACGTTTGGAAATCTCCGACATGATGAAATTCCGCAACTTCGGTAAGAAATCGCTCACCGAAATAGAGGAGCTCATTTCTTCAAAGGGACTTACCTTTGGTATGGATGTATCTAAATATCGATTAGACGAAGACTAATTTGCCGTGAGGCAATACTTTAAACCGAAAAGCAATGAGACACGGAAAAAAAGTAAATCATTTGGGGCGGACCGCTTCGCATCGCAAGGCGATGTTGGCAAACATGGCTACGTCGCTCATCTTGCATAAGCGCATAAAAACCACCGTAGCCAAAGCGAAAGCACTGAAAAAGTATGTGGAACCGCTGATTACCCGCGCTAAAGCCGCCAACAATACCACCATTGAACAAGCAACGCACAACCGCCGCGTGGTATTCTCTTATCTGCGCAACAAAGAAGGAGTGAAAGAACTCTTCGGCACCGTAGCGGAAAAAGTAGGCGACCGTCCGGGAGGATACACCCGCATCATCAGGCTGGGGCAACGCTATGGCGACGCCGCCGAAATGTGTTTGATTGAGCTGGTTGACTTTAATGAAACCCTCTTGCAAGACAGCAACGCCAAGAAAAAACGCACGCGTCGGAAATCTAAAAAGGCGAGCGAGGCAGCTTCCGAAGTGGAAGTAAAAGACACAAAAGAAGAAGCCGCCGGCAACCATGAGGCAAGCGCAGAAGAATAAAATTGCCTTCCCTTTTCATACTCAGCATAGAAGCAAGAAATTGCATCTAAGCCAAGGAATAGCATTTGCTATTCCTTTTTTTATATCCTTTTGATGACCTTTTCAACTTCTCAAACTCGCATTCAACAATGAAAAGCAGAGCCCTTGAGCACCCGGCTATTCTGTTACTCGAAGACGGAACCCTCTGGCATGGTTACGCAATAGGTAAAACAGGTACAACCACCGGCGAGATATGCTTCAATACCGGCATGACCGGTTATCAAGAGATTTACACCGACCCCTCTTACTATGGGCAAATCATTGTCAATACTACCGCACACATTGGCAATTATGGCGTCATTGCCGAAGATGAGGAGTCGGCAGTCCCTCAAATCAGAGGTATGGTGTGCAATGCGTTCTCTGAGTTTTACTCTCGTAAATTGGCAGATGGCAGCTTACAGGAATACCTCGAAAAACATGGTATAGTAGGTATTGCAGGCGTAGATACCCGGGCTTTGGTTACTCATATCCGCCACAAAGGTGCCATGAACGCCATCATATCCTCCGAAGAGTTCGACATAGACAAACTAAAAATGCAGCTTGCTGAAACTCCTTCTATGAAAGGCTTGGAATTGGCGTCGAAAGTAAGCACTAAAGAGCCTTATTTGGTGGGTGAGGGCAATACCGGACCTAAAATAGCAGCGCTGGATTTGGGCGTAAAGCGAAACATATTGCGCCATTTGGAAAAAAGGGGCGCCCTCATAAAAGTCTTTCCTGCTAAAACCTCACTTGAAGAAATAGAAGCATGGCATCCAGACGCTTACTTCATCTCCAATGGTCCTGGCGACCCCGCCGCCATGCCTTATGCCGTGACCACTGTGCAAAAAATGCTGGATACGGGCAAGCCCCTTTTTGGTATCTGCTTGGGGCATCAGCTACTGGCATTAGCCAGTGGCATAGGCACCCACAAAATGCATAATGGGCATCGGGGGCTTAACCATCCTGTCAAAAACCTTATTACCGGACGTTGCGAGGTAACTTCGCAAAATCACGGCTTCGGGGTGAATCGTGAAGATGTAGAAAAAAGCAAAATAGTAGAAATCACTCATGTGAACCTTAATGACGGAAGCATAGAAGGCATTCGTCGGAAAGATTGTCCAGCTTTTTCGGTACAATACCACCCCGAGGCATCGCCCGGTCCACATGATGCTACTTACCTCTTTGATGAGTTTATGAAGCTGATAGAAGGCGGCAGCTTGTATGTCTGATATTTAAGCTCCTCGGCAGCTTGCGAAGGCGCTGGCTCTTTGCAAAAAAGCGCTGCTATAAATTTGATATTCAAACAAAAAGTCGTAATATTGCATTCTGTTTAAAACAGAGGGTATATCAATTAAAATTGATAAAAGCATGTATTTGACGAGCGAAAAGAAGCAAGAACTATTTGAAAAGTACGGCAGAGGGAAGAACGATACCGGCTCTCCCGAAGCGCAAATCGCTTTATTGACTTATCGAATCAACCATCTGACTGAGCACTTGAAAACCCACAAGAAAGATTTCTCTACTCACTTGGGGTTGCTTCGTATGGTAGGTAAGCGTAGACGATTGCTCGAATACTTGAAAAAGCAAGACCTGGAGCGCTATCGTAGCCTAATCACTGAATTGGGTATCCGTAAGTAAAGCTGCAAAACAGGTGTTTAATCAAGGGAATTCCATGCGAGTTCCCTTGATTTTTCATATCTTATGCATCTGTTCAATACCCTCTGCTTTGTTGCAGTGATTTCAATAAGGAAAAAGATTTAAAAACTATGATGAATGAAGCTGTCGTCCATACGATTACCCTACGCGACGGACGAGAAATAACGATTGAAACCGGTAAATTGGCACGTCAAGCCGACGGTGCCGTAGTCTTGCGCATGGGCAAAACCATGCTTTTGGCTACAGTAGTCTCTGCAAAAGAAGTCAAGGAAGACGCCGATTTTTTCCCTCTTTCGGTTGACTATCAAGAGAAATTCGCAGCTGCCGGTCGCATACCCGGTGGTTTTTTGAAGCGTGAAGGACGTCTTTCGGATTATGAAGTACTCATCAGCCGCTTGGTAGACCGCGCCCTGCGCCCCATGTTTCCCGAGGGCTACTTGGCAGAAACGCAAATCAATATCTATTTGATTTCGGCAGACACTGAAATTCTGCCGGATGCTTTGGCTGGGTTGGCGGCAGGAGCTGCTTTGGCTGTCTCCGATATCCCCTTCAATGGTCCTATTGCCGAGGTGCGTGTTGCTAAAATCGATGGTCAATTCCAAGTGAATCCTTTGGCTTCTGACTTAGAACGAGCCACCTTAGATATTATCGTAGGGGGCTCTGCCGACAGTATTGTGATGGTAGAAGGCGAAATGAATGAAGTGAGCGAAGAAGAACTGCTCGAAGCCTTGGCTTTTGCTCACGAAGAAATCAAAAACCTGTGTGCTGGTTTGAATGAGTTGACCAAGAAGGTAGGCAAAGAGGAAAAACGCCCCTTCACGCCACCAGCAAGCGACGAAGAGTTGCGTAAGCAACTATGGGATGCCTACTATGAACGTATGTATGCCGTTGCCAAAAGTGCCATACAGAATAAAAACAAGCGCAAAGAGGCTTTTAAAGCTATCAAAGAAGAGTACCTCAACAGTCTGCCCGAAGACACAACCGTAAATGTCAACCTCGCAAGCAGATACTTTGACGAAATGCAGCGTATGGCTTGCCGTAACCTTGCATTGGACGAAGGCATACGCTTAGATGGACGTAGACCCACCGACATTCGCCCTATCTGGTGTGAAGTGGATTATCTGCCCGCAGTGCATGGCTCGGCAGTGTTTACCCGTGGCGAAACGCAGTCTTTGACCACTGTTACTCTGGGCAATAAACTCGACGAGAAAATCATCGACGGCGTTATCATCACAGGGGTAGATAAGTTCATGCTGCATTATAACTTCCCTGCCTTTTCTACCGGGGAAATTAAACCCAATCGTGGTCCCAGCCGCCGTGAAATAGGGCATGGCAACCTTGCCCAACGTGCCTTAAAAGCAGTGATGCCCAATGAAGAGGAATATCCATATGTGGTGCGTGTTGTGTCCGATATCTTGGAATCCAACGGCTCTTCTTCTATGGCTACCGTTTGCGCAGGTTCTTTGGCTTTGATGGATGCCGGTGTTCCTGTGCGTGCTGCTGTTTCAGGCATTGCCATGGGTATGATTTCCGATGAAGAAACGGGGCGTTATGTAGTACTCTCTGACATACTGGGCGACGAAGACCACTTGGGCGATATGGATTTTAAAGTGGCAGGAACAGCAGCCGGTATCACTGCCGTGCAGATGGATATAAAAGTAAAAAGCCTTGATTTCGAAGTATTGCGTAAAGCACTGCATCAAGCTAAAGAAGGGCGTTTGCACATCCTAAGCATCATGAATGAGGTCATCAGCCAGCCACGCCCCGAGTTGAAGCCTCATGCACCGCGAGTGGCAAGCTTCACCATTGACCGCGACATGATAGGAGCCGTCATTGGACCCGGCGGGAAGGTAGTACAGGAAATTCAGCGCAATACAGGTGCTACTGTTGTACTCGAAGACAAAGGTGAATTTGGGGTTGTCAACATCTTCGCTTCTGACAAAGAAGCCATGGAAGCCGCCATAAAAGCTGTGCGCAACATCGTTGCCGTGCCCGAAGTAGGAGAAACCTATACCGGTATAGTAAAAGAAGTACTTCCATTTGGAGCAGTGGTAGAGTTTATGCCCGGAAAACAAGGTTTGTTGCACATCTCTGAAATCAAGTGGGAGCGTATAGAAAACATTGAAGATGTCATTGAACCGGGCGAAGAAGTAATGGTGCAATTGATTGAGGTGGACGAACGCACCGGCAAATATCGCTTGTCGCGGAAGGCTCTACTGCCCAAACCCGAAGGCTATCAAGAACGCCCCAAAAAGAACAACAACAATAACAACAACAATCGGCGTTCTGGGCGACGCTCATAAAAAACTGTCAAAAGAACAGAACTTTCTGATAACGAGTTTCGTTCTACAGTAGCGAGAATAGCAAAACCCATGCATTTAATCAAATAAGCGAACATTTTATTCAACAAGGCTTTGGAGCTTCACATCTTTGAACTCATAAAGCCTTGTTTTTGTTTGCCTTAATGCGATTAAAACTTCATCAAAAACTAAAATAAAAAGCCGGATGAGACAGCTCAAAATTAGCAAGCAAATTACCAACCGTGAAAGCCAGTCGTTAGACAAGTACTTGCAGGAAATTGGTAAGGTAGACCTGCTTACGCCTGAAGAAGAAGTAGAGCTTGCTAAACGAATCCGTGAGGGAGACCAGTTGGCACTGGAAAAACTCACCAAGGCGAACTTGCGTTTCGTCGTGTCGGTGGCAAAACAGTACCAAAACCAAGGTCTTTCGCTGGGTGATTTGATTAACGAGGGTAACTTAGGACTTATCAAAGCCGCACAACGTTTCGACGAAACCCGTGGCTTTAAGTTTATTTCTTACGCCGTATGGTGGATTCGCCAATCTATCTTGCAGGCTTTGGCAGAACAATCACGTATTGTGCGCTTGCCTTTGAACCGTGTGGGTTCACTGAACAAAATATCGAAGACCTATTCAGAGCTGGAGCAGCGCTACGAGCGTGAACCTTCACCCGAAGAGTTGGCAGAAGAGCTGGATGTATCACCCGAAGAAGTAATAGATACCCTGAAAATTTCGGGGCGGCATGTGTCGGTAGATGCTCCTTTTGTGCAAGGTGAAGAAAACAGCTTGCTCGACGTGTTAGAAAACGACTCGGAAGAGTCGCCCGATACTGGCTTAGTCAATGAATCACTGCGCCGAGAAATACAGCGTGCACTCTCTACGCTCTCTGAGCGTGAAGCAGATGTGATAACTCTTTACTTTGGACTCAATGGAGAACACCCATTGACTCTTGAAGAAATAGGCGAGCGCTTTAACCTGACCCGTGAACGGGTACGTCAAATCAAAGAAAAGGCTATTCGTCGTCTGCGTCATGCGTCGCGCAGTAAAGCCTTGAAACCTTATTTAGGTTAATTCCTCCTTTTAAAGCGAAACAATGGCACTGCCACCTGCAGTGTCATTGTTTTTTTATGCTTGACCTTTCTTATCTTTTTTTGTGTTGTATGTGTTATGAGAAAGACTTTTTTAGACCTTACAAAAAAATAAGTTTATGGAACACACCAAATGTCTTATCATCGGTTCGGGACCTGCCGGTTATACCGCCGCTATTTACGCAGCGCGTGCCGGCATGAAGCCAGTCTTGTATAAAGGTTCACAGCCTGGCGGTCAGCTGACTATCACCACAGAAGTAGAGAACTATCCGGGTTACCCGGATGGCGTTCAAGGACCACAAATGATGATGGACTTTGAGCGTCAAGCTGCCCGCTTCGATACTGACATACGCACCGGCATGATTGTGGAAGTGCGCTTTAATAAAGAAGGAGGAAAACACTATGCCAAAGCAGAGGACGGCACCGAGTGGGAAGCCGATACCATCATTATAGCCACAGGTGCATCTGCCAAGTGGCTGGGACTTGAATCGGAGGAGCGCCTCAACGGCAAAGGGGTATCTGCCTGCGCTGTTTGCGACGGTTTCTTCTTTCGAGGAATGGATGTGGCAGTAGTAGGCGGGGGCGACACCGCTTGTGAAGAAGCCAGCTACTTGTCTAAGATATGCAACAAAGTGTACATGATTGTGCGCCGCAATGAATTGCGGGCGTCTAAAATCATGCAGCAGCGTGTGTTGAATAGCCCCAATATAGAAATCCTTTGGAATCATGTAACAGAGGAAATCTTGGGCGAACAAGAAGTAGAAGGCGTGCGTTTGCGCAATACAGAAACAGGCGAAACCAAAGAGCTGAAAATACAAGGGTTCTTTGTAGCCATTGGACATAAACCCAACACCGATTTATTTGTAGGGCAGCTGGATATGGACGAATCCGGCTACCTGATTACTGAAAAAGGAAGTACACGTACCAACATACCGGGGGTTTTTGCTTGTGGCGACGTGCAGGATAAAATATACCGTCAGGCTGTAACGGCTGCAGGTTCGGGTTGTATGGCAGCCTTGGATGCCGAGCGTTATCTGGCACAAAAAGAAGTGATGACAGAGAGCCACTAAACAGCTCTTTTTTCACACACTTGTTGAAAGGAGAGGGTGCAATACTGCTTCTTTTTAGTTACCTTTGCAGCTGCATGCTCTCCTTTTCTTTTTTTGATGAGCAGGGAGGGCAAGGCAATGATTTTTTCAAAATAAATGCAAGAGCATGCTGTTACGTATCGTTTTGTTGCTTTGCTTGGGCATAGGCTTGCAAGGGATGACGTGGGCTCAGGAGGAACCAGTAAAGCAAAATAAACTGATAGTCAAGCCGCCTGTAGATGAAAACAAAAACTCTTCGGCTGTTCAAAAAAATGCAACAACTGCAGAAAATAGTGCCGTACGCAAAGATACTTTCTTTGTACCCTCGCGTGCTTTGTCGGTAGTAAGCGAAGACACCAACTCCCTGAAATATGAGGAGCCTGCTTTGGTGCAGGTGTCAGAGTTTTTAAAGATAGACTGCGTATGGGTCAAAGCTGCCGAATACTATTCCATCTGGAGTTCGGAATACATCAACCCCTACAAAATACACCCTTCTACGTTCAAAGATACCATTCCCATTCATTTGTATGACAGTACGCTCCAACGCTATTGGTTTCCACCTTTGGATTCTTATTGGAAAACCTCCTCGTTTGGTTATCGCTGGGGCGGGTTTCATCATGGCATCGATTTAGCCCTGCACATAGGAGACCCTATTTACGCTACCTTCGATGGCATAGTGCGGATGGCTCGCTACGATAGGGGATACGGTTACCATGTAGTGTTACGTCATTACAATGGATTGGAAACAGTTTATGCACATATGAGCAAAATCCTCTGCAAAGTAGGGCAAGAGGTAAAGGCTGGTGAGGTAATAGGCTTAGGGGGCTCCACGGGTCGAAGTACTGGACCACACTTGCACTTTGAATTCCGTTATGCTGGCAACCCTTTTAATCCTGAAGAGATTTTTGACTTTTATACCGAACCCATGCAATCCATCAAAGGGGAATGGTTTTATTTGTTGCCTCAGCATTTCAGGCATTTGGGGGTTACTGTCAAACAGCAAGTGTGGCATGTTGTAAGAGCCGGCGATACACTTAGCCATATTGCACGCCGCTACGGAGTTTCTGTCTCTTATTTAATGAAAATAAACGGATTGGGACCCCGCAGCGTGATACGACCGGGGCAGCGCCTGCGTATTCGTTAAAATACTTGTTGGCTTATGAAAACTACACAAGTAGAAAAGGTAGATATATTGCTCATAATGGCACATCCCGATGATGCTGAATTGTCGTGTGCTGGTATCATCGCATCACAAGTAGCACAGGGTTATCGTGTGGCTATGGCAGACTTGACTGCCGGTGAAATGGGTTCAAGGGGCAACGCTGATTTGCGTATCCGAGAAGCAGAAGAAGCAGCCCGCATATTGGGGGTGGTGGCAAGAGAGAATCTGCGCTTAGCAGATGCTTTCTTTCGCTTAGACTACATGGCTACCTTGCGCGTCATAGAGCTTATACGTTACTATCGCCCTGACATTGTAATTACCAA
Proteins encoded:
- the pnp gene encoding polyribonucleotide nucleotidyltransferase, translated to MMNEAVVHTITLRDGREITIETGKLARQADGAVVLRMGKTMLLATVVSAKEVKEDADFFPLSVDYQEKFAAAGRIPGGFLKREGRLSDYEVLISRLVDRALRPMFPEGYLAETQINIYLISADTEILPDALAGLAAGAALAVSDIPFNGPIAEVRVAKIDGQFQVNPLASDLERATLDIIVGGSADSIVMVEGEMNEVSEEELLEALAFAHEEIKNLCAGLNELTKKVGKEEKRPFTPPASDEELRKQLWDAYYERMYAVAKSAIQNKNKRKEAFKAIKEEYLNSLPEDTTVNVNLASRYFDEMQRMACRNLALDEGIRLDGRRPTDIRPIWCEVDYLPAVHGSAVFTRGETQSLTTVTLGNKLDEKIIDGVIITGVDKFMLHYNFPAFSTGEIKPNRGPSRREIGHGNLAQRALKAVMPNEEEYPYVVRVVSDILESNGSSSMATVCAGSLALMDAGVPVRAAVSGIAMGMISDEETGRYVVLSDILGDEDHLGDMDFKVAGTAAGITAVQMDIKVKSLDFEVLRKALHQAKEGRLHILSIMNEVISQPRPELKPHAPRVASFTIDRDMIGAVIGPGGKVVQEIQRNTGATVVLEDKGEFGVVNIFASDKEAMEAAIKAVRNIVAVPEVGETYTGIVKEVLPFGAVVEFMPGKQGLLHISEIKWERIENIEDVIEPGEEVMVQLIEVDERTGKYRLSRKALLPKPEGYQERPKKNNNNNNNNRRSGRRS
- a CDS encoding M23 family metallopeptidase; amino-acid sequence: MLLRIVLLLCLGIGLQGMTWAQEEPVKQNKLIVKPPVDENKNSSAVQKNATTAENSAVRKDTFFVPSRALSVVSEDTNSLKYEEPALVQVSEFLKIDCVWVKAAEYYSIWSSEYINPYKIHPSTFKDTIPIHLYDSTLQRYWFPPLDSYWKTSSFGYRWGGFHHGIDLALHIGDPIYATFDGIVRMARYDRGYGYHVVLRHYNGLETVYAHMSKILCKVGQEVKAGEVIGLGGSTGRSTGPHLHFEFRYAGNPFNPEEIFDFYTEPMQSIKGEWFYLLPQHFRHLGVTVKQQVWHVVRAGDTLSHIARRYGVSVSYLMKINGLGPRSVIRPGQRLRIR
- a CDS encoding sigma-70 family RNA polymerase sigma factor translates to MRQLKISKQITNRESQSLDKYLQEIGKVDLLTPEEEVELAKRIREGDQLALEKLTKANLRFVVSVAKQYQNQGLSLGDLINEGNLGLIKAAQRFDETRGFKFISYAVWWIRQSILQALAEQSRIVRLPLNRVGSLNKISKTYSELEQRYEREPSPEELAEELDVSPEEVIDTLKISGRHVSVDAPFVQGEENSLLDVLENDSEESPDTGLVNESLRREIQRALSTLSEREADVITLYFGLNGEHPLTLEEIGERFNLTRERVRQIKEKAIRRLRHASRSKALKPYLG
- the rpsO gene encoding 30S ribosomal protein S15, encoding MYLTSEKKQELFEKYGRGKNDTGSPEAQIALLTYRINHLTEHLKTHKKDFSTHLGLLRMVGKRRRLLEYLKKQDLERYRSLITELGIRK
- the trxB gene encoding thioredoxin-disulfide reductase; the encoded protein is MEHTKCLIIGSGPAGYTAAIYAARAGMKPVLYKGSQPGGQLTITTEVENYPGYPDGVQGPQMMMDFERQAARFDTDIRTGMIVEVRFNKEGGKHYAKAEDGTEWEADTIIIATGASAKWLGLESEERLNGKGVSACAVCDGFFFRGMDVAVVGGGDTACEEASYLSKICNKVYMIVRRNELRASKIMQQRVLNSPNIEILWNHVTEEILGEQEVEGVRLRNTETGETKELKIQGFFVAIGHKPNTDLFVGQLDMDESGYLITEKGSTRTNIPGVFACGDVQDKIYRQAVTAAGSGCMAALDAERYLAQKEVMTESH